A genomic region of Papaver somniferum cultivar HN1 chromosome 7, ASM357369v1, whole genome shotgun sequence contains the following coding sequences:
- the LOC113294434 gene encoding uncharacterized protein LOC113294434: MRGEYNGLKALILKDNDCAYFVHCFAHQLHLDVVAVEKKHTYVEELYVVMSYLVNVVAGSAKRQDMLREKQAEAVFEALCSGEILTGRGLNQESTLKRAGDTRWGSHNNTIVSLINIFSYVITLLEDLAVDSDKKFEAKVLLDSLQNFNFIFSLHLMKKILGITNDLSKALQRNDQDIVNAMKLVTVCRERIQIMRDKEWDSLLSEVSSFCARHRIKVPDMNDVFQREGRPRRNTQEVNNLYHYQVKYLYTVIDMQLQELNNRFTETNTELLLSVACLSPRDSFSGFDKDKLIHFARFYPRDFSPTQLVLLEDQLLNYIADVRSSNDFSELNGITDLAIKMVDTKKDEVYPLVYLLLTLALLLPVATATVERVFSAMKIVKNRLRNRLGDEWMNDILIGYIERHLFDLIGDDIFMKRFQNMCSRRGQT, from the coding sequence ATGCGAGGTGAGTATAATGGTCTAAAGGCACTGATTTTGAAAGATAATGACTGCGCGTATTTTGTCCACTGCTTTGCTCATCAACTGCATCTTGATGTTGTGGCTGTGGAAAAAAAACATACATATGTAGAAGAACTTTATGTCGTAATGAGTTACTTGGTGAATGTGGTAGCTGGATCAGCCAAACGTCAAGATATGCTTCGTGAGAAGCAAGCTGAGGCGGTCTTTGAGGCACTATGTAGTGGTGAGATATTAACTGGGCGAGGCCTTAATCAAGAAAGTACTCTTAAACGAGCTGGTGACACGCGTTGGGGTTCGCATAACAATACGATAGTAAGCCTGATTAATATATTCTCATATGTTATAACACTTTTGGAAGATTTAGCAGTGGATTCTGATAAGAAATTTGAAGCTAAGGTTCTCCTAGATTCTTTGcaaaatttcaattttattttcagcTTGCACTTGATGAAAAAGATTTTGGGAATTACAAATGATCTGTCAAAGGCATTGCAGAGAAATGATCAAGACATTGTCAATGCTATGAAATTAGTTACAGTATGCAGGGAACGCATCCAGATAATGAGAGATAAGGAATGGGATTCATTGTTGTCAGAAGTATCCTCTTTTTGTGCAAGGCACCGCATCAAAGTTCCTGATATGAATGATGTGTTCCAACGGGAGGGTCGACCAAGGCGTAATACTCAAGAGGTAAATAATTTGTATCATTATCAAGTTAAGTATTTATACACAGTCATAGATATGCAACTTCAAGAACTAAACAATCGCTTCACCGAGACGAACACTGAATTACTTCTTTCGGTGGCATGCTTAAGTCCAAGAGACTCATTCTCTGGATTtgacaaagataaactgattcatTTTGCTCGATTTTACCCAAGAGATTTTTCTCCTACTCAACTTGTGTTACTAGAAGATCAACTACTAAATTATATTGCGGATGTAAGGTCCAGCAATGACTTTTCAGAATTGAATGGAATTACTGATCTCGCAATCAAAATGGTAGATACTAAAAAGGATGAAGTGTACCCTTTGGTTTACTTACTTCTCACATTAGCATTACTTCTACCAGTTGCTACTGCCACCGTAGAAAGGGTGTTTTCTGCTATGAAAATTGTAAAGAATCGCTTGCGTAATCGATTGGGGGACGAATGGATGAATGACATTTTGATTGGCTACATTGAGAGACACTTATTCGATCTGATCGGAGATGATATTTTCATGAAAAGGTTTCAGAATATGTGCAGTCGTCGCGGGCAGACATAG
- the LOC113296810 gene encoding thiamine-repressible mitochondrial transport protein THI74-like translates to MSPEVWRWGLGITYIIAVATIWIAASFVVQSVVDSGVSPFLITYICNSLFVVYIPIVEISRYFEDSVVNFRFWGSNSSSNKKDVEILGESEQVVLLGETSSSKQSIEHEENPENLGSETALSVEASVSIPASPGIPNVFEIDNQQLDEKRRWTRRRMARVSLLICPFWFLAQLAFNLSLKYTTVTSNTILSSASSLFTFLVALLFLGEKFTWVKLISVLLCMAGTIIVSLGDSQSGLSGIASRPLLGDLLALVSSGFYAVYITLIRKQLPDEDDDKSGRASMAQFLGYLGLFNLLLFLPVALLLNFTKLEPFHALSWQQVGLIVGKGLLDNVLSDYLWAKAVLLTTTTVATAGLTIQVPLAAIVDSMTGNAPHLLDYLGAAAVMVGFAGINVPSDTCFGSRAEVKVENDEEDVTEGAFK, encoded by the exons ATGAGCCCTGAAGTTTGGAGATGGGGTTTAGGGATTACATATATAATTGCAGTTGCAACAATTTGGATAGCTGCAAGCTTTGTTGTTCAGTCTGTTGTTGATTCAGGTGTTTCCCCCTTCTTAATCACATATATTTGCAATTCATTGTTTGTTGTTTACATTCCAATTGTTGAAATTTCACGTTATTTCGAAGATTCAGTTGTCAATTTTAGGTTTTGGGGTAGTAATAGTAGTAGTAATAAAAAGGATGTAGAGATATTGGGGGAATCTGAACAAGTAGTTCTTCTTGGGGAGACTAGTTCATCTAAACAATCCATTGAACATGAAGAGAACCCTGAAAATTTAGGGTCTGAAACGGCATTATCTGTTGAAGCTAGTGTTAGTATTCCAGCATCACCAGGGATACCTAATGTGTTTGAAATTGATAATCAACAACTTGATGAGAAGAGGCGTTGGACGCGTCGGCGAATGGCAAGGGTCAGCCTCCTGATCTGCCCTTTCTGGTTTCTTGCCCAACTTGCTTTTAATTTGTCTCTCAAGTACACTACCGTGACG TCGAATACAATCCTAAGCAGTGCGTCTAGCTTATTCACCTTTCTTGTGGCGCTATTGTTTCTAGGGGAGAAGTTTACATGGGTTAAGCTAATCAGCGTGCTGTTATGCATGGCTGGGACTATAATTGTCAGCCTAGGTGATTCACAGTCTGGATTAAGTGGGATTGCTTCAAGGCCACTTCTTGGAGACCTTCTAGCTCTTGTTTCTTCCGGTTTCTATGCTGTGTATATCACACTTATTCGTAAACAATTgcctgatgaagatgatgacaaAAGTGGACGTGCTAGTATGGCACAGTTTCTTGGTTATCTTGGGTTGTTCAACCTCCTGCTTTTTCTGCCTGTTGCTCTTTTGCTGAATTTCACGAAGTTGGAACCTTTTCATGCCCTCAGCTGGCAACAAGTTGGTCTGATTGTCGGCAAAG GTCTTCTTGACAATGTGCTGAGCGATTACTTGTGGGCGAAGGCTGTTCTTCTTACAACTACCACTGTGGCCACAGCTGGTTTGACGATTCAGGTTCCTCTGGCTGCTATAGTGGATTCAATGACGGGAAATGCTCCTCATCTCTTGGATTACCTTGGAGCAGCTGCTGTCATGGTAGGATTTGCTGGCATTAACGTTCCTTCTGATACTTGTTTTGGCTCGAGGGCTGAGGTAAAGGTGGAAAACGACGAGGAAGATGTTACTGAAGGTGCATTCAAGTAA